The proteins below come from a single Natrinema sp. SYSU A 869 genomic window:
- a CDS encoding DHH family phosphoesterase — translation MSTGVTISSISDYAILGCGSVGYAVAEELVEQGKDVSIIDRDESRVESLRDQDLDAQTADIRESKIADLVVDRDVVLILASDVESNKRAVEHIRKSGADQFIVARASDPVSGDELSAVGADIVINPSSVIAESALRALESGELEYNAGKLADIVEQTSTRLAIVTQDSPDPDSIASAAALQAIADHLGIESDIIYLGDVGHQENRAFVNLLGIDLVQWDEIEDHSVYDTVALVDHATSGEMDLPVDIVIDHHETETEEGFEPEFVDIRPNMSSTSTIMTKYIQEFDMNVSEEVATALLYGIRAETLDFKRDTTPADLTAAAYLYPFANHDTLEQVESPSMSPETLDVLAEAITNRDVQGSHLVSNAGFVRDREALTQAASHLLNLEGVTTTAVFGIADETIFLAGRSKDIRINIGKVLADAYGEIGETAGHSTQASAEIPLGIFTGIEISEDTRDTLLDLTEEAVKRTLFDAMGVEGGSSEGSNGS, via the coding sequence ATGAGCACGGGGGTTACGATTTCGTCGATTTCTGACTACGCTATCTTGGGCTGTGGAAGTGTGGGGTACGCGGTCGCGGAGGAACTCGTTGAGCAGGGCAAGGACGTCTCTATCATCGACCGCGACGAGAGCCGCGTCGAATCACTCCGGGATCAGGATTTAGACGCCCAGACGGCCGACATTCGCGAGTCCAAAATTGCTGACTTGGTCGTCGACCGCGATGTCGTCCTCATTCTCGCCTCGGACGTCGAATCGAACAAGCGCGCCGTCGAACATATCCGCAAGAGCGGTGCCGATCAGTTTATCGTCGCCCGCGCGAGCGATCCCGTCTCCGGCGACGAACTCTCAGCGGTCGGGGCCGATATCGTCATCAATCCTTCCTCGGTCATCGCAGAATCCGCACTGCGAGCCCTCGAGTCGGGAGAACTCGAGTACAACGCCGGGAAACTCGCCGATATCGTCGAACAGACGTCGACGCGACTGGCGATCGTCACCCAGGACAGCCCCGATCCGGACTCGATCGCCAGCGCGGCGGCGCTGCAGGCGATTGCCGACCATCTGGGCATCGAATCTGACATCATCTATCTGGGTGATGTCGGCCACCAAGAGAACCGGGCGTTCGTCAACCTACTCGGCATCGACCTCGTCCAGTGGGACGAAATCGAGGACCACTCCGTCTACGACACTGTCGCACTGGTTGATCACGCGACCTCTGGCGAGATGGACCTCCCGGTCGACATCGTCATCGATCACCACGAAACGGAGACTGAGGAGGGGTTCGAACCCGAGTTCGTCGACATCCGGCCGAACATGTCCTCGACGTCGACGATCATGACGAAGTACATTCAGGAATTCGACATGAACGTCTCCGAGGAGGTCGCCACTGCCTTACTCTATGGCATCCGCGCGGAGACGCTGGATTTCAAACGCGATACTACTCCCGCCGACCTCACCGCTGCCGCCTACCTCTACCCGTTTGCGAACCACGACACGCTAGAGCAGGTGGAGTCGCCGTCGATGTCCCCCGAGACATTAGACGTGCTCGCGGAGGCAATTACGAACCGCGATGTGCAGGGGAGTCACCTCGTCTCCAACGCTGGCTTCGTCCGCGACCGCGAGGCATTGACGCAGGCCGCCAGCCACCTCCTGAATCTCGAGGGCGTCACCACGACTGCGGTCTTCGGCATCGCCGACGAGACGATCTTCCTCGCCGGCCGTTCGAAGGACATCCGCATCAACATTGGGAAGGTTCTGGCCGACGCCTACGGTGAGATCGGCGAGACGGCCGGCCACTCGACTCAGGCCAGCGCGGAGATTCCGCTGGGCATTTTCACCGGAATCGAAATCTCGGAGGATACCCGGGATACGCTGCTTGACCTGACCGAGGAGGCCGTCAAGCGGACGCTGTTCGATGCGATGGGCGTCGAAGGCGGTAGCAGCGAAGGATCGAACGGGAGCTAA
- a CDS encoding MBL fold metallo-hydrolase, whose protein sequence is MAPNTVDYEGLRFDRIGHASVRLETDDGLVVYVDPWGEVLKSEPTDGDVVFVTHDDMDHYDPAAIEAVAGPDATVAAYEAIDTGDLAFDAIDLPHKGEATVAGIDVRTIPAYNDPDGDHLDEDGEPFHAEGEVIGLLLTLEGTTVYFPSDTDFLPHHESITADVFVPPIGGHFTMDRREAAAFARNVDPELVLPEHYDTFDPIETDAEAFANDLENDGIRVELF, encoded by the coding sequence ATGGCCCCCAATACCGTCGATTACGAGGGACTGAGATTCGATCGAATCGGGCACGCGAGCGTCCGTCTCGAGACCGACGACGGCCTCGTCGTCTACGTCGATCCGTGGGGCGAGGTGCTCAAGAGTGAACCGACCGACGGCGACGTCGTATTCGTCACGCACGACGATATGGACCACTACGATCCAGCGGCGATAGAGGCCGTCGCGGGGCCGGACGCGACTGTCGCAGCCTACGAGGCGATCGACACCGGCGACCTCGCGTTCGATGCGATTGACCTGCCCCACAAGGGCGAGGCGACCGTCGCGGGAATCGACGTTCGGACGATACCCGCCTACAACGACCCCGACGGGGACCATCTCGATGAGGACGGGGAGCCGTTCCACGCCGAGGGCGAGGTGATCGGCCTCCTGCTGACACTCGAGGGGACGACAGTCTATTTCCCGTCGGACACGGACTTCCTCCCACATCACGAGTCGATCACCGCGGACGTCTTCGTCCCGCCGATCGGCGGCCACTTCACGATGGATCGACGCGAGGCCGCAGCGTTCGCCCGGAACGTCGATCCCGAACTAGTCCTGCCCGAGCACTACGACACGTTCGACCCGATTGAGACCGATGCCGAGGCGTTCGCCAACGACCTCGAGAACGACGGAATTCGCGTCGAACTGTTCTGA
- a CDS encoding extracellular solute-binding protein, whose amino-acid sequence MHSRDGCTGFASRSRRDILAAAGGLTAGLVGTAGCLGSTAGVRVLAAGSLAVALENGIGPAFESETGLQYAGEYYGTNAVLRLVEDGTKYPDVVIGADAELLRDRFYPNHADWDAEFAANEVVIAYAPETDLGARLAAGEPWYEVFADADEDTIAISDPDLDPLGYRALLLFELAEREHGLDGFRDAMADRVATVPDEPQLLAGLENSDRACAVAYSNMAAERDVGVQRLDDAYNFGDPASADRYARASYTTDSGHTVEGTPVVYNATVRTDADAPDAGRSFVSFLFENDALLADHGLRVGDSLPRFHGEPPEAIKP is encoded by the coding sequence ATGCACAGTCGCGACGGCTGTACCGGATTTGCCTCGAGGAGCCGTCGAGACATCCTCGCCGCGGCGGGCGGGCTCACGGCGGGGTTGGTCGGGACCGCGGGCTGTCTCGGCAGTACCGCCGGCGTTCGTGTGCTCGCCGCAGGCAGTCTGGCTGTCGCTCTTGAGAACGGTATCGGACCGGCGTTCGAGTCCGAGACGGGGCTGCAGTACGCGGGCGAGTACTACGGGACCAACGCCGTGTTGCGGCTGGTCGAGGACGGAACGAAGTATCCGGACGTCGTGATCGGTGCCGACGCCGAACTCCTGCGTGACCGATTCTATCCCAACCACGCCGACTGGGACGCCGAGTTCGCGGCCAACGAGGTCGTGATCGCCTACGCGCCCGAGACGGATCTCGGTGCGCGGCTCGCGGCCGGCGAGCCGTGGTATGAGGTCTTCGCAGACGCCGACGAGGATACGATTGCGATCAGCGACCCGGACCTCGATCCACTGGGCTACCGGGCACTCCTCCTCTTCGAACTCGCCGAGCGCGAGCATGGTCTCGATGGCTTTCGGGACGCGATGGCCGACCGAGTCGCAACGGTCCCCGACGAACCCCAACTGCTTGCCGGCCTCGAGAACAGCGACCGGGCCTGTGCGGTCGCCTATAGCAACATGGCGGCCGAACGCGACGTCGGTGTCCAGCGGCTGGACGACGCGTACAACTTCGGTGATCCCGCGTCCGCCGACCGGTACGCGCGGGCGAGCTATACTACTGACAGCGGTCACACGGTCGAGGGAACACCCGTCGTCTACAACGCAACGGTTCGAACCGACGCGGACGCCCCGGACGCGGGCCGGTCGTTCGTCTCCTTTCTATTCGAGAACGACGCGCTGCTCGCCGATCACGGGCTTCGCGTCGGCGATTCGCTGCCCCGATTTCACGGGGAGCCACCGGAGGCGATCAAGCCGTGA
- a CDS encoding PRC-barrel domain-containing protein produces the protein MDDIPQEITSLVGREVYSNNGVFVGEVEDLRLNVNGESVTGLALANLNAELFAEEARSGQGIIVPYRWVRAVGDVILINDVVERVRDPDEEEDELLA, from the coding sequence ATGGACGACATTCCCCAGGAAATTACGTCTCTCGTCGGCCGCGAGGTGTACTCGAATAACGGCGTCTTCGTCGGCGAAGTCGAGGATCTCCGACTGAACGTCAACGGCGAATCCGTCACTGGACTGGCGTTGGCGAACTTAAACGCCGAACTATTCGCTGAGGAAGCCCGCAGCGGACAGGGCATCATCGTTCCCTACCGGTGGGTTCGCGCCGTCGGCGACGTCATCCTCATCAACGATGTCGTCGAGCGCGTCCGCGATCCCGACGAGGAAGAAGACGAATTGCTCGCGTAG
- a CDS encoding phosphotransacetylase family protein: MTDTDPEHEPADTEPETDTDPTASGGDTDTLLVSSLEESTGKTAITLALARLAAAEGDSVGYMKPKGTRLQSNVGKTLDEDPLLARELLELEAEMHDLEPVVYSPTFIEQAIRGREEPDELRERVQEAFETLAADHDRMFVEGGGRYDVGGIVELADADIAELLDARVLLVAPYEVPADIDDVLAAAETFGDRLAGVVFNNVPDAAYDQLETDVVPFLEGRGISVHGVLPSERELSGVTVAELADELGASMLVEDGRDSYVERFTVGAMGPDSALRHFRRTKDAAVITGGDRAEIHTAALEAPGIRCLILTGGHRPSGAILGQASETGVPILLVQTDTLTTVERAEDIVRSGRTRDAKTVDRIEQLLSDHAAVDSILG, encoded by the coding sequence ATGACCGACACCGATCCAGAACACGAACCGGCGGACACCGAACCCGAGACCGACACCGACCCCACTGCATCCGGTGGTGACACCGACACGCTGCTCGTCAGCTCGCTTGAGGAGAGCACCGGCAAGACGGCAATCACGTTGGCGCTCGCCCGACTCGCAGCGGCTGAGGGCGACAGCGTCGGCTACATGAAGCCGAAGGGAACCCGGCTGCAGAGCAACGTCGGGAAAACCCTCGATGAGGACCCGCTGCTCGCCCGCGAACTGCTCGAGCTCGAGGCCGAAATGCACGACCTCGAGCCGGTCGTCTACTCGCCCACGTTTATCGAGCAGGCGATCCGCGGCCGCGAGGAGCCCGACGAACTCCGCGAGCGCGTCCAAGAGGCGTTCGAGACGCTCGCCGCCGACCACGACCGGATGTTCGTCGAGGGCGGCGGCCGGTATGATGTCGGCGGGATCGTGGAACTCGCGGACGCCGACATCGCGGAACTGCTCGACGCGCGCGTCCTGCTGGTCGCGCCGTACGAGGTCCCCGCTGACATCGACGACGTTCTCGCCGCCGCCGAGACGTTCGGCGATCGACTGGCTGGCGTCGTCTTCAACAACGTTCCCGACGCGGCCTACGACCAACTCGAGACAGACGTGGTCCCGTTCCTCGAGGGACGTGGGATTTCGGTCCACGGCGTCCTCCCTAGCGAGCGGGAACTCTCGGGCGTGACAGTCGCCGAACTCGCCGACGAACTCGGCGCGTCGATGCTCGTCGAGGACGGTCGAGATAGCTACGTCGAACGCTTTACCGTCGGCGCGATGGGGCCCGATAGCGCCCTGCGACACTTCCGGCGGACGAAAGACGCCGCCGTCATCACCGGCGGCGACCGGGCCGAGATCCACACTGCCGCGCTCGAGGCCCCTGGCATTCGCTGTCTCATCCTCACCGGCGGCCACCGTCCTTCGGGGGCGATCCTCGGCCAAGCCAGTGAGACGGGCGTCCCGATCCTGTTGGTCCAGACGGACACGCTCACCACCGTCGAGCGCGCGGAGGATATCGTCCGCAGCGGGCGCACTCGAGATGCCAAGACCGTCGACCGGATAGAACAGCTGTTGTCCGATCACGCGGCCGTTGACTCGATCTTGGGGTAG